In Helianthus annuus cultivar XRQ/B chromosome 9, HanXRQr2.0-SUNRISE, whole genome shotgun sequence, the following are encoded in one genomic region:
- the LOC110879985 gene encoding mitochondrial phosphate carrier protein 3, mitochondrial, whose product MDNNNFRQSVIPMFLYSSSSSSKYLIEFEHLIAKPPNCSSSSLSTSDLGQLEVFSPAYYAKCSIGGVFSCGLTHMAVTPLDIVKCNMQINPAKYKNISSGFGTLLKEHGIKGFFTGWVPTLLGYSVQGACKFGFYEFFKKAYADIAGPENAAKYKTLIYLAGSASAELIAGIALCPFEAVKVRVQTNPGFAKGISDSFLKFINAEGTAGLYKGLGPLWGRQIPYTMMKFACFETIVEMMYKHIIPIPKDECSKSLQLGVSFAGGYVAGVLCAIVSHPADNLVSFLNNSQGATVSNAVQKLGLLGLFTRGLPLRILMIGTLTGAQWGIYDAFKVVVGLPTTGGVGARSLKGKSYDKVE is encoded by the exons ATGGATAATAATAACTTCCGGCAATCGGTGATACCGATGTTCCTGTactcatcttcgtcttcatcgaAGTATCTCATCGAGTTCGAGCATTTGATTGCGAAACCGCCGAATTGTTCGTCTTCTTCTCTGTCTACGAGCGATCTAGGTCAGTTAGAGGTTTTTTCGCCTGCTTATTACGCGAAGTGTAGCATAGGTGGCGTTTTCAGTTGCGGACTTACTCATATGGCGGTTACTCCACTCGATATTGTCAAATGCAATATGCAG ATTAACCCTGCAAAATACAAGAACATTTCTTCTGGTTTTGGAACATTATTGAAAGAGCATGGAATTAAAGGATTTTTTACAGGCTGGGTGCCAACTTTGCTAGGTTATAGTGTACAGGGTGCTTGCAagtttgggttttatgaattCTTCAAAAAGGCCTACGCTGACATTGCTGGTCCAGAGAATGCAGCCAAATATAAAACGTTAATCTACCTTGCAGGTTCTGCATCTGCAGAACTTATTGCTGGAATTGCCCTATGCCCTTTTGAGGCAGTTAAGGTTCGTGTTCAAACAAATCCCGGATTTGCCAAAGGTATATCAGATAGCTTCTTAAAGTTCATTAATGCTGAAGGCACTGCTGG GCTGTACAAGGGGCTAGGACCTCTCTGGGGGCGACAGATTCCAT ATACAATGATGAAGTTTGCATGTTTTGAGACAATAGTGGAGATGATGTACAAACACATCATCCCCATACCAAAGGATGAATGCAGCAAAAGTTTGCAGCTTGGAGTGAGCTTTGCTGGTGGGTATGTGGCTGGCGTACTATGTGCTATTGTTTCTCACCCTGCTGATAACTTAGTTTCTTTCCTCAATAATTCCCAAGGGGCTACCGTTAGCAAC GCTGTCCAGAAGCTCGGTTTGCTAGGTTTATTCACTCGCGGTCTTCCTCTTCGCATTTTAATGATTGGAACACTTACTGGGGCACAGTGGGGGATCTATGATGCTTTTAAAGTAGTTGTTGGCCT GCCAACTACTGGTGGAGTTGGTGCTCGGTCTTTGAAAGGGAAGAGTTATGATAAAGTGGAGTGA
- the LOC110879984 gene encoding poly(A) polymerase I, producing MAIGFGLGYSCHTHFRLNSSLFRRVSSVRLTCAAAIETVDGSDGFNTDHVNGSEGGVEGRKVASEWKKFSSKEFGITNSMIAKSTRIVLNGLKRKGFDVYFVGGCVRDLILKRTPKDFDVLTTAELKEVMKAFSWCEIVGKRFPICHVHIGDDVVEVSSFSTSARNRSVDPTLVFQQHDEKDQNRWRNCMQRDLTINGLMFDPYANTIYDYVGGIKDIKKAKVRTILPASFSLVEDCARILRAIRIAARLGFGFSRETARAIKHLAHSVLQLDMGRHLMEMNYMLAYGSAEPSLRLLWRFGLLELLLPIQAAYFVCDGLRRRDKKSNMLLSLFSNLDKLLAPDRPCHSSLWVAILAFHMAVLDKPREPLVVAAFSLAVHNGGDMEEAISIARKISKPHVTTYRELSEPANLEHKALKKEILELGSSVNKALSNMTDTYYVSRAMSSYPKAPYSDLVFVSLHLYLKALKIFECVNQGKEARFVPKQGGNINYELLAIGSVQEVRHVFARVVFDTVFPLDLGET from the exons ATGGCGATCGGTTTTGGTTTGGGATACTCTTGCCACACTCATTTTCGTCTCAATTCGTCTCTCTTCCGTCGTGTTTCCAGT GTTCGGTTAACTTGTGCTGCGGCTATTGAAACAGTTGATGGATCAGATGGTTTCAACACGGATCATGTTAACGGTAGTGAAGGAG GTGTTGAAGGTAGGAAAGTGGCATCCGAGTGGAAGAAGTTTAGCTCGAAGGAGTTCGGGATTACGAATTCGATGATCGCAAAGTCTACACGGATAGTTTTAAATGGTCTTAAAAGAAAAG GATTTGATGTTTACTTTGTTGGCGGTTGTGTGCGCGATCTAATATTAAAGCGCACGCCCAAAGACTTTGATGTGTTAACTACAGCAGAGTTAAAAGAG GTGATGAAAGCTTTCTCTTGGTGTGAGATTGTTGGGAAGCGGTTTCCTATTTGCCACGTGCACATTGGTGATGATGTAGTAGAGGTTTCAAGCTTCAGCACTTCCGCAAGAAATCGCTCTGTGGACCCTACTTTGGTTTTTCAACAACATGATGAAAAAGATCAAAATCGTTGGCGGAACTGTATGCAACGTGATTTAACAATAAACGG ATTGATGTTTGATCCTTATGCAAACACAATTTATGACTATGTAGGAGGAATCAAAGATATTAAAAAAGCTAAA GTGCGAACTATTCTTCCTGCCAGCTTCTCATTGGTGGAGGATTGTG CTCGCATATTACGCGCCATTAGAATTGCTGCGCGTTTAGGGTTTGGTTTTTCTAGAGAAACTGCTCGTGCTATAAAACACCTTGCACACTCGGTTCTTCAGCTTGACATg GGGAGGCATCTTATGGAAATGAATTACATGCTAGCATACGGTTCTGCCGAACCTTCGTTGAGGTTACTATGGAGATTTGGTCTTTTAGAATTACTGTTACCAATTCAG gCAGCATATTTTGTTTGTGATGGTTTAAGGAGGCGAGATAAGAAGAGTAATATGCTTTTG TCATTATTTTCAAACTTGGATAAGCTTCTAGCACCAGACAGACCATGTCATAGTAGTTTATG GGTGGCAATTTTAGCGTTCCACATGGCGGTGTTAGATAAACCAAGGGAGCCTTTAGTCGTTGCTGCATTTAGCCTAGCTGTCCACAATGGTGGAGATATGGAGGAAGCTATAAGCATAGCTAGAAAAATATCCAAACCACATGTTACAACTTACCGTGAGTTATCAGAGCCTGCAAACCTTGAACATAAGGCTCTGAAAAAAGAGATTTTGGAGCTTGGATCGTCGGTGAATAAGGCGCTTTCTAATATGACAGATACATATTATGTGTCGCGGGCAATGAGTAGCTACCCAAAAGCACCTTATTCTGATCTG GTGTTTGTTTCTTTACACTTGTACTTAAAGGCTTTGAAGATATTTGAATGTGTGAATCAAGGTAAGGAAGCCAGATTTGTGCCAAAGCAAGGTGGCAATATTAATTATGAGTTGCTGGCAATTGGAAGTGTACAGGAAGTGCGACATGTGTTTGCGAGGGTTGTATTTGATACCGTATTTCCTTTAGACCTTGGTGAAACTTAG